TTGCTCCCTAATACATAAATAGTGGAGTTAGGGCATGATGAAGTTTCTATTTGACTATATATCAAAAGGAGGATGATTCAGCTATCTTATCGTCCAAAAAGTGTTGTGGGTTGATTCGCTTGTGATGTCATAAAAAAAGAGTCTTTTGGGTTGATTTGATGATATTGCGAAAGTAGCACTTTAGATTGATTTAATTGTACTATTATTAAAAGAGCTACTTTGAGCTAATTCGATCGTATTATCATTAAAAGGAGTGTTTTGGGCCGATTCGACCGCACTATCATCGAAATAATAGCTTAGGATTGATTTGGTCGTGCTATCCTCAAAATAGTAATTTAGGCTGATTTGATTGCATTATCATCAAAGTGGCATCTTAGACTGATTTAATTATATTGAAATGAGCATTTTGGGCTAATTCGATTGCATTGTCAAAAGGAACATTTTGAACTGATTCAATCATGCTATTATCGAAAGGAGTGCTTTGACGGATTCAACCATGTTGTTGTCGAACTAACGCCTTAGGCCAATTTGGTCACATCATTATCATGAGTTGTCTCTTCAAGCGGTTTGAAAGTGTTGGTGTTGGGAGACACCTCTTCAGATGGTTCAGTCATGTTGGTGTTAAGTGACACATCTTCAGGTTGTTTGGTGGTGTTGGTGTCGAAACACACTTCTTCGGGCAATTTGAACATATTGGTGTTGAAAACTATATCTTTAAGTGGTTTGATTATGTTGGTATCAGGAATGACCTCTTATAGTAGTTTAACCATATCAGTATCTAAATTTGCTTCTTCAGACGATTCTATTATATTAGTATCGAGAGCCATCTTTTCGAGGGGCTCAACCGTAATGGTGTCAAGAGCCAACTCTTTAGGGGTTTGGCTATGTTGGTGTTAAGAACCATCCTCTCGAGCAGTTCAACCATATTCGTATTAAAATTTTTTCCTTTGATGGAATGGTTCAACTATATTACCGTTGGAAATTAACTTTTTAAACTATTACTTTATCCTACCAAAGGATGGTACGATGCAACTGCAACCCTCCCTGCTTAGCTCCGATGGTAGCCCTTATGCTTAGATAGTGTGTGTCATTTTTTTATTATGCCCTCGTAACATCGATCTATTAAAGCAAAATTTGATTATCTAACATGCGAATAGATCTCACAAACTTGATATTGGGAGATATATAAGTTCAACAATGGATCCTATATAATATCTCTCGGATACTTAAATTAGTAAAAGGTTCTTCGAATTTGATGGCTCTTATAATCCACCTGGCTGGCTCCCTTGAGAACATAGTTGATGGCTCTTATAAAGTGATAATTTGATCATTGGATTGAGGTCATAGTTAATACTCAGAAGGATACATGTATCCTCCAACCATAGTATCAAATTCAATAAACATAGGATAATGGTTGGTTGATTCAATCTTTTGTACCAATTTTTATTGAACTAAGTTGGTTGTCATATCACTTAAAGGGTCTGTAATTTAACCGTGAGATGTCAATCATGTGACATTGATGTATTGTGGTATTGAGGTATTAATCATGTGACGTTAGATATAAATCATCGGATACTAAAATAACATCTATCCATATTACTTTATAATTCTCAAATCATATTAAATTGAATcagttattattttttaataaagttatagtatttttttattgaaatggtttatcatatttaaaaacaCTATGACTCCTTAATCAATTTAGATAATCTTAAACATTAATTATTAACCATATTATATGTTTTaagatttaataaaatattttatttaagagtttttaaatgattttaatataaattaagaatattttgatatatttgaaaattaaGGATGACAAGTCCTTATTTTTTTTATGCAACCTTAATTTAGGCATATAGTTATTAAAAaatcttatattatttatattatataaaaatatatgatttagAATAATTTTGAATGGACTTATAGTGTCTAGTGTTTTTGTCACTGAATCAAAATGTTACAACTCTAATAAAGAAATTATAACTAATtttctattaaaatttttattaaagataaatatcaattttactaAAATTATTAATATGAGAATCCGAATGATTTCCAATGAAAATTATGAAGATCTTGACCTATTTCATACTAAAccataatgaaaattttaatttttttttccactgTCTTAAATTTAGGTCTAAATATTTTAAACAACCTTATATTATTTACAATCATTTAAAATAGTGATATATTATTCATTTATAATGTGTTTCAACGAAATTATTGTGTTTTTCATTCAGTAATAAAAAACACTATCaccatattaaaaaatattataataaaaaatattgtatcTCTATTGAAAGATCCCAAACTAGATTTTTTGcaagaaataatttttaaaagatattttaaataattgacgaatttttttttaagatttgagcgagaaaattgatatttttaaaatattagaaaTATGAGATAATTGtttgaaaattatataaaaaggataaaaaagatcttttttcggacaacgtttatatatatataatttaaaagggATCGAGCCACCGAAATAAGTCACAATAAGACACCTTTCTCGAGCGTTGGTTACGGCGGTGGGAGTATAGAGCGAGAGAGATGAGTCGATGGCGGAAGAGAAGCCCAAGAAACAagcccctcttcttcctctctgttGCCCTTCTCGTCCTCTTCGCCCTCTTCCTCGCCTTTTGTCTCTCCTCCACCGCCGATGTCCTCCGCTCCCTGCTCCCTTCCTCCTCCGGAACCCTCGACGCTGCTCGATCCACCCAATGCGGCTTCTCCCTCCGCGGCGAGCGATTTCTCTGGTTCGCCCCACACAGCGGGTTCAGCAACCAGGTCTCCGAGCTCAAGAACGCCATCCTCTTCGCCGCCATCTTGAACCGCACCCTGATCGTGCCCCCCGTGCTCGACCACCATGCCGTCGTCCTGGGTAGTTGCCCCAAGTTTAGGGTCTCCAGCCCCACCGAGCTCCGGACGGCAGTGTGGGATCACATCATGGAGCTCGTTCGAGATCGGAGGTGAGTGGCTATTAATTGATTTTCTGCTCTCAATTATGTCCGATGAGGATCAAAACCAAGAAATTTCATGGGAATTCAGTAAATGTTAAATGAACAAGCAGTTTCCTGTCATCAAATTGATTTTTTGAAGTCACCAATCAAGAAACTTCAATTATTTATCCAGTGAAATCTGTATACTTTGCACTTCGTGGTATGTCAGCCTGGGCAAAAAAGGCTGATATGAAGAAAGGCGATTCTGCTAGGAAGCATCATGTCAAAAAATGAGTGGAGAATAATAGTACCTTGATCGCTGCTCTTGAAATCTGTATCATGCATTACCTATGTTTATTGATTTAAACCAGCTCCAATTACCGCCACCAGAAGCGACAGCAATTTTGGGGATTAGTCTTTGCCCAGGCTGTAGTCAGTTTGTTATATCACAACTTTGTATAGTTTGTAATATGCCACAACCAAAACCCAAAATCAAACTTAAAAATTCTTCTAGATTGTGGGTGACTAATTCTTCTTTTGTCAGTGTTGGCTGCTGTTTGTTAGTATTTCTGAAAAATCTTGTGTTCCTTTTTCAGGTATGTATCAATGGGAGACATAATTGATCTGTCTGTGGTGACATCATCTATGGTTAGAACAGTTGATTTTAGGATATTTGCTTCAGCTTGGTGTGGGTTAAACATGGAGCAAGCTTGCTCTGGTGGCTTATGTTGTGCCATTTCTGGCAAAAAATCTGCTGTGGGAAATTTTGATCAGTGCAGATCATTGCTATCTGGCTTGCAGGGTAATAATAACCAGTGTACATATGCTGTAGAAGATGATTGTAGGACAACTGTGTGGACATACCTTCAGGACAATGATGAAACGTTGGACTCGTTTCAGGCCGGCCAAGAGTTgctgaaaaagaagaaaatttcataTGTTAGAAAACGTAGAAGTATCAGTAAAGCTCTTGGGCCTGGATCAAAAGCTGCAATGTCCCCGATCCTGGCTTTTGGAACGCTCTTTTCAGCACCTTACAGAGGTTCTGAGTCGTATATTGATATCCATGAAGTGCCAGGAGACCCACGAATACAATCTTTGCTCAAGAAAATGGAATTTATTCCTTTTGCCCCAGAAATCCTGGCTGCAGCGAAGGAGTTTGCTCTGAACAAAATTAGAAAGCCTTTTCTCTGTGCTCAGCTTAGGTTGTTAGATGGGCAATTTAAGAACCATTGGAAGACTACATTTTCAACTCTGGAGCAGAAGTTGAAGTCCCTAGAACTGAAACCAAATCAAAGGATACTAAGTGATCCTAttaatatttttctcatgacagaTCTTCCTTCTGTAAACTGGACTGGTACTTACCTGGCGGACCTTGCAAAAGATTCAACATATCAACTATATTCCATGGAAGAAAACTCTGAATTGGTCATGGAGGCAGCCAAGAGACTAATGGCATCAGAAAATGGTATCAGGTCTAGTGTCCTTCCAAGAAATTATGAAGGATCACGGAAGAAGAAAGCTTGTAACCAAGTGTTATTACCAGATattcttttgtatatagaagAATCAGTTTGCAGCTGTGCATCACTGGGGTTTGTGGGGACTGCTGGGTCGACAATAGCAGAAAACATCGAGCTGATGAGGAAGAAGAACACCTGCAAGTTGTAGGGCATCTTTTCATCATTCTTATGTTGGTAATACGGTTAAACAGTTCCTTGTCATTGATTTCACAATAAACATGGATGAACAGTCTGGATACAATCATTCATGAGAAAAAGATGCTTTTCTTTTTTCAGGAAGAACATGAAATACTTGAAACAGTGTTTGAGTGAGATTTACATCTGAGGCAGCATTCTTGTCTTTGGAACTCTGTAGAAGGGAATGAAGCTAAGTAGTTGATCTCAGCTTTACGTGCAAAGCACAACATCAGAAGGAATCGACACATGCCCCGTTTTTTGTCTGAGCGGAAGGGAACAATCAGCTCTCATCACTTAtggacatatatatttatatagaagTTTAGTTCTAAGGATATTGCAAAAAGGACAAGTTTCAGCAGTTCAGCTATTGAAAACCGATGATGCTTCATCCCCAATTGCTTTCAAAATGAGTGTACTTAATCGGTTATCAAATCTGTATTTGATTTTTCATGGTCTACTTTGTCACGGAAAGCTTGTTTTTGGCATACCATTCTAATGTTTGTCCAAAGCTTACTGTAAGATGCATCCTGGTTCAACATTTTTAACTGTGGATCCTTTCAAAAGTCTGATTTTAGTTGTGCAATGCAGCACTGACAGTTTGGGAAGGATATCTAGATACCAAAGGCTAGATTGCTGCAATGTGGAGTACCAAATAAATACTTGTGGTTCATGAACTGCATGACGGGAGAAGGAAGGCTATGCCATCATGTATTTGCCCACCCTAAGATGAAGTTAATGTCGTCACACCAGGATCAAGAAATTCTAATCTTTACCTCTGAAGAATTTCCTTATGGAACCAGTTGCATTCAGATCAAATGGCTGAATTGTAGATTGTAAAACTGTTAGCTCCATCTTTTCAGTTCACTGACTTCACATGAATGCTACTAGTTGAGACACCTATGACTCAGTTATTAGCAACTTCTTTAAATGTTGGTCTAGAGCAAGCTCAGTGGCTGTTGTAGTCCTCCTCTCTCGGCACACGGATCTGCCAACCTATCGGCACGCGGATCGCTCACTAATTGTATGGtttttctttttggatctcggagtTAGGATGCAGAGAGGGTTGTGCATCTTGAGGCTGGACAAGGTCGTGGGAGGGCGACGGAGCTTGTCGGGAGGGACGTGACGGTGACAAAAGAGAGTAACCAAGTGACAGGCGTCGACGCAAAAGGTGATAGAGAGGAACGATGAGGCGTAAGGGTTGGACGAGGCCGATCCCATGTCTTACGGTAACATTGTGTTCCAAGATGATGGCTTGTTATTAATGCATGGAGACCATCGAGTCAAGATTGATTGTTTGGGGATCACAAGTCTTAACCGATCATGTCGAGTCAACTAACCCACATCCGATCATCGTTATGGTTGAACCAACCTATTTTCATCGAAAGTGGTCTTTAATTACTGCCTATGTCCTGACTCGCTTACTATAAATATcacgttagaaaaaaaaaatcacttagtTAACGAATCATACTGTCGCAAGTATTTTTAGTAGGTTAGATGAGCTCGTGGAAGACAATATCTTTCGATGACGAACACTTTGGATTCACTAATACACACATTTTCAGACATGTCTCTAACACGTCATCCTCGTTTCGAGGTCAACGAGGAGAGAGTGGTTTTAGTGGACGACTTACCAGCATACATCCACCGTCCAATTCATCATCCAACGGCTTCTACCACTCCGAGCTCTCCGAAGCGTAGCCCGTGCGAGCGGTCTCCCTCCTATATAAACCGACACGATCTCCTCCTCTCGCCCTCGAAATCCGCTTCGACGCGTCCACCACTTGCGCCCGCGATCACGTCGCGCTTCCACCGGCTCCGATCTCCATCCCTTTCTGGTAAAAGTTCTTCTCTTTTCTCTGTTCCTCTTGTCGAATTTGTTGTGTTCCTCGAATTGATTGAGGAAAAAATAGGCTAGGTTTTGATCCGAGATTTCAAGAAAAGAATTGCATCGATGTTTCTACTGATTCTCCGCCGTTCTGGTGGGAAAATCGGTTCTTGGCTTGATCTTTCGCATAGTTTTACTGATTTAGTGTGAGGTCGGTCATCATGTTTGGGGGTGCGCCGGGGAGTGACCGTCCCGATTACTATGAGATTCTTGGTGTTGCAAAGAGTGCAAACCAGGATGAGCTGAAGCA
The DNA window shown above is from Musa acuminata AAA Group cultivar baxijiao chromosome BXJ2-4, Cavendish_Baxijiao_AAA, whole genome shotgun sequence and carries:
- the LOC103985288 gene encoding O-fucosyltransferase 30 is translated as MSRWRKRSPRNKPLFFLSVALLVLFALFLAFCLSSTADVLRSLLPSSSGTLDAARSTQCGFSLRGERFLWFAPHSGFSNQVSELKNAILFAAILNRTLIVPPVLDHHAVVLGSCPKFRVSSPTELRTAVWDHIMELVRDRRYVSMGDIIDLSVVTSSMVRTVDFRIFASAWCGLNMEQACSGGLCCAISGKKSAVGNFDQCRSLLSGLQGNNNQCTYAVEDDCRTTVWTYLQDNDETLDSFQAGQELLKKKKISYVRKRRSISKALGPGSKAAMSPILAFGTLFSAPYRGSESYIDIHEVPGDPRIQSLLKKMEFIPFAPEILAAAKEFALNKIRKPFLCAQLRLLDGQFKNHWKTTFSTLEQKLKSLELKPNQRILSDPINIFLMTDLPSVNWTGTYLADLAKDSTYQLYSMEENSELVMEAAKRLMASENGIRSSVLPRNYEGSRKKKACNQVLLPDILLYIEESVCSCASLGFVGTAGSTIAENIELMRKKNTCKL